A window from Drosophila yakuba strain Tai18E2 chromosome 3L, Prin_Dyak_Tai18E2_2.1, whole genome shotgun sequence encodes these proteins:
- the LOC6532696 gene encoding isovaleryl-CoA dehydrogenase, mitochondrial, producing MALRYVAQSCRSLLQRGDRPLSWTRTLAHYPVNDAMFGLDEDRQKLREVAFNFFQKELAPLAKEIDKLDNFKDLRPFWKKLGDLGFLGITAEPDFGGTGGSYLDHCIIMEEFSRAAGGVALSYGAHSNLCINQLTKNATLEQKEKYLPKLCSGEHVGGLAMSEPGAGSDVVSMKLRAERKGDYYVLNGSKFWITNGSDADTLIVYARTGGSDVPDKHGITAFIVETAWEGFSVAQKLDKLGMRGSSTCELVFQDLKVPAKNILGQENKGVYVLMSGLDFERLVLAAGPVGLMQAACDVAFDYAHQRKQMNKLIGEFQLLQGKMADMYTSLSACRSYLYTVARACDAGNRSPKDCAGVILYTAEKATKVALDAIQILGGNGYINENPTGRILRDAKLYEIGAGTSEIRRWLIGRQLNQEYK from the exons ATGGCTCTGAGATATGTGGCCCAGTCATGCAGATCCTTGCTGCAACGTGGCGATCGTCCGTTGTCCTGGACCCGTACCCTCGCCCATTATCCCGTCAACGATGCCATGTTCGGTCTCGATGAGGATCGCCAAAAGCTGCGGGAAGTTGCATTCAATTTCTTTCAGAAGGAACTGGCGCCCTTGGCCAAGGAAATCGACAAACTGGATAATTTCAA GGACCTGCGCCCTTTCTGGAAGAAACTGGGTGATCTCGGTTTTTTGGGCATCACTGCGGAGCCCGATTTTGGTGGCACTGGGGGCAGCTACTTAGACCACTGCATCATCATGGAGGAATTCTCCCG TGCCGCTGGGGGCGTAGCCTTATCCTACGGAGCACACTCCAATCTGTGCATCAATCAGTTGACCAAGAACGCCACCCTCGAGCAGAAGGAGAAGTATCTTCCCAAACTGTGCAGTGGCGAGCACGTTGGCGGACTGGCCATGTCCGAACCGGGCGCTGGATCCGATGTAGTCTCCATGAAGCTGCGTGCCGAGCGCAAAGGAGACTACTATGTCCTCAACGGATCTAAGTTCTGGATCACAAATGGTTCTGATGCAGATACTTTGATAGTCTATGCCAGGACAGGCGGCAGTGATGTACCGGACAAGCATGGCATTACCGCTTTTATTGTCGAGACCGCCTGGGAAGGCTTCAGTGTGGCCCAAAAGCTGGACAAGCTGGGCATGCGAGGTAGCAGCACGTGTGAACTGGTCTTCCAGGATCTGAAGGTGCCGGCCAAGAACATTCTGGGCCAGGAAAACAAGGGCGTATATGTGCTTATGTCGGGATTGGACTTTGAACGACTAGTGCTGGCCGCCGGACCCGTGGGTCTGATGCAGGCCGCCTGCGACGTGGCTTTCGACTATGCTCACCAGCGTAAGCAGATGAATAAGTTGATTGGAGAGTTCCAGCTGCTGCAAGGAAAGATGGCGGATATGTACACCTCACTGAGTGCGTGCAGAAGCTATTTGTACACGGTGGCCAGAGCCTGTGACGCGGGCAATCGCAGTCCCAAAGATTGCGCTGGCGTTATTCTCTACACCGCCGAGAAGGCCACCAAGGTGGCTCTCGATGCCATTCAGATCCTCGGTGGCAATGGCTACATTAACGAGAATCCCACTGGTCGCATCCTGCGAGATGCTAAGCTATACGAGATCGGTGCTGGAACCTCCGAGATCAGACGCTGGCTGATTGGTCGCCAGCTCAACCAGGAGTACAAGTAA